The following proteins come from a genomic window of Aspergillus luchuensis IFO 4308 DNA, chromosome 3, nearly complete sequence:
- a CDS encoding mitochondrial 54S ribosomal protein uL24m (COG:S;~EggNog:ENOG410PPQ3;~InterPro:IPR003256,IPR008991,IPR041988,IPR014722;~go_component: GO:0005840 - ribosome [Evidence IEA];~go_function: GO:0003723 - RNA binding [Evidence IEA];~go_function: GO:0003735 - structural constituent of ribosome [Evidence IEA];~go_process: GO:0006412 - translation [Evidence IEA]), translating into MQKVIRRTALARNQATRKAVRASKSAEREELKDSLRQRFAYNRIELDNLRAERQRRREDWLRGPLAPQRDAGLEGRLFGALSPQAMNPPPIPEHLRRQYINIAPGDRVCIMKGKDKGKINEVTRVDATTETVVVKDLNMADVHFPDWLNEQYGNSSPFQSVSLPLSIDDVRLVVALDDPVTGATRDVLVEHVRGGEPFLERDYGTETPRHTRYIAGEDIEIPWPRSDPAEMKDEAWDTLRMEVETPTWMPSLHYAPFPPSVLDELRNKFSKYRTRHDEEWVEARKMEDYRREYLQSRSLLTPRGEFLAMLQAKRQERQNARKDANGNYILDDKTVGFIENFMKEKATKKA; encoded by the exons ATGCAGAAGGTCATTCGAAGGACCGCCCTGGCGCGGAACCAGGCCACTCGGAAAGCAGTTCGAGCCTCCAAATCAGCCGAACGCGAGGAATTGAAGGACAGTCTAAGGCAGCGCTTTGCCTACAACCGCATCGAGCTCGATAACCTCCGCGCGGAAAGACAGCGACGCCGTGAAGACTGGCTCCGTGGACCCCTGGCTCCTCAGCGTGATGCCGGTCTTGAAGGGAGGCTTTTCGGTGCGTTAAGCCCTCAGGCAATGAACCCTCCGCCTATTCCGGAGCACTTGCGGAGACAGTACATCAACATTGCTCCCGGCGACCGAGTATGCATCATGAAGGGCAAAGACAAGGGCAAGATCAACGAGGTTACTAGGGTGGATGCTACGACCGAGACTGTTGTGGTCAAGGATCTCAACATG GCCGATGTCCACTTCCCCGACTGGCTGAATGAGCAGTATGGCAACTCGAGCCCCTTCCAGTCCGTGAGCCTGCCTCTTTCCATCGACGATGTTCGCCTTGTCGTCGCTCTCGATGATCCTGTCACCGGCGCCACCCGAGATGTATTGGTTGAACATGTCCGCGGCGGAGAGCCTTTCCTCGAACGCGATTACGGTACCGAAACGCCCCGACACACGAGATACATTGCCGGTGAAGACATTGAGATTCCTTGGCCCCGAAGTGACCCTGCAGAAATGAAGGATGAGGCCTGGGACACGCTCCGTATGGAAGTTGAAACGCCCACTTGGATGCCGTCGTTGCACTACGCCCCATTCCCTCCCAGCGTCCTGGACGAACTCCGCAACAAGTTTTCGAAGTACAGAACGAGACACGATgaggagtgggtggaggccaggaagatggaagactaCAGAAGGGAATATCTGCAAAGCCGGTCTTTGTTGACACCCAGAGGTGAATTCTTGGCCATGCTTCAGGCCAAGAGGCAGGAGCGCCAGAACGCGAGGAAGGATGCCAATGGAAATTACATCCTGGATGATAAGACGGTCGGATTCATTGAGAACTTCATGAAGGAGAAAGCGACCAAGAAAGCCTAA
- the rtt106 gene encoding putative negative regulator of DNA transposition (Rtt106) (COG:B;~EggNog:ENOG410PH94;~InterPro:IPR013719,IPR011993;~PFAM:PF08512), with the protein MAFATINSSVPSSIPAIEDAFAAQPALKKRVYDAIAHTPQHGLLFEDIAKYTSSLLARTATAPVRPVEVVTDGPAMKKRKLQNGNATSAQSSGDLKADTSLQFYMQDVSFAVPQRKKLTLEITAGFLRARNQTSKEVEFGVHLDNIQHVLCLPVPEKNQRQFNFCIIPQYADGVNSPPEGVAAPDAIVWTVNDGPPKAAFSGNGQQLGMDNEETTDKLVQRILNDSLPRTKVVRPDEREFVSAMPEAHRKGEKAYHVKAFRGSKEGYLFLLSTGILFGFKKPLVFFAFENVDSISYTSVLQRTFNLNVVARPTSSEETQEFEFSMIDQADFSGIDGYIKKHGLQDASLAEARRAKRYNVNSVKGDDEAAANEEGAVEEESELQKAQRELEDQEDEDEEDYDPGSDSESDGSGSSSEDDDDEEEEDDEGDMDEDGEDRNLVAEELGSEAEDVPAEEL; encoded by the exons ATGGCTTTTGCCACGATCAACTCATCGGTGCCGTCCAGTATCCCGGCCATTGAGGACGCCTTTGCCGCCCAACCAGCGCTCAAAAAACGGGTTTACGATGCAATCG CACATACCCCGCAACATGGACTTCTCTTCGAAGATATCGCGAAATACACTTCCAGCCTGCTGGCCAGGACTGCAACCGCCCCCGTTCGGCCTGTCGAGGTCGTCACCGACGGCCCGGCCATGAAGAAACGAAAATTACAGAACGGCAATGCTACAAGTGCCCAATCCTCCGGCGACTTGAAAGCAGATACTTCGCTCCAGTTCTACATGCAGGATGTTTCCTTTGCTGTTCCCCAGCGGAAGAAGCTTACACTTGAAATCACCGCCGGATTCCTACGTGCGAGAAACCAGACATCGAAGGAGGTCGAGTTTGGGGTACATTTGGATAACATAC AGCATGTCTTGTGCCTACCCGTTCCCGAGAAGAACCAGCGACAATTTAATTTCTGCATTATCCCCCAATACGCGGACGGCGTCAACTCACCACCTGAAGGTGTAGCTGCTCCCGATGCCATCGTATGGACGGTCAACGACGGACCGCCCAAGGCAGCGTTCTCAGGCAATGGACAACAGCTTGGAATGGACAACGAAGAAACCACAGATAAGCTTGTCCAGCGGATATTGAACGACAGCCTCCCACGGACCAAGGTTGTGCGCCCGGATGAGCGAGAGTTCGTGAGTGCTATGCCTGAGGCTCACCGCAAGGGGGAGAAGGCCTATCATGTCAAGGCCTTCCGCGGCAGTAAAGAAG GctatctcttccttctttctacGGGAATACTATTCGGGTTTAAGAAACCACTGgtcttctttgcctttgAAAACGTCGACTCAATCTCATACACCTCTGTCCTGCAACGGACCTTTAATCTCAATGTTGTAGCTCGGCCTACGTCAAGCGAAGAGACGCAGGAATTCGAGTTTTCCATGATCGACCAGGCCGACTTCTCGGGAATTGATGGTTATATCAAAAAGCATGGTCTGCAGGATGCCAGTCTTGCCGAAGCACGACGTGCGAAGCGATACAATGTCAACAGTGTCAAGGGAGACGATGAAGCTGCTGCCAACGAGGAAGGGGCTGTCGAGGAGGAAAGTGAACTGCAGAAAGCCCAACGCGAGTTGGAAGAtcaagaggacgaggacgaggaagattaCGATCCCGGGAGTGACAGTGAGAGCGACGGAAGCGGCTCTAGTAGtgaggacgacgacgatgaggaggaggaggatgatgaaggcgacaTGGATGAGGACGGCGAAGACCGAAAtttggtggcggaggagctcgGAAGTGAAGCAGAAGACGTTCCGGCGGAGGAACTGTGA